From the genome of Hydrogenophilus thermoluteolus, one region includes:
- a CDS encoding CysB family HTH-type transcriptional regulator produces MNLQQLRYVVEVIRHGMNVSDAAESMFTSQPGVSKQIRALEEELGVEIFVRHGKRLTGLTEPGKQVVALCERILRDVHSLYTVAEEFAKSDDGVLAIATTHTQARYVLPPVIDRFRRLYPKVRFSLHQGSPRYACEMVLAGDADLVIATEAISQYPELVELPCYQWTHSLVVPKGHPLATVEPLSLEAIAHYPLITYDGAFTGRDHINKAFLGRALKPTVALTAIDSDVIKTYVRLGLGVGIIAKMAFDPAVDGDLVQRDLGHLIESNVTRIGILRNAYLRGFVYAFIETLAPHLKRDVVARVVRGEGSFYEL; encoded by the coding sequence ATGAATCTACAGCAGTTGCGTTATGTGGTCGAGGTGATTCGCCACGGCATGAACGTTTCCGACGCCGCCGAATCGATGTTTACCTCGCAGCCTGGTGTTTCGAAACAGATTCGGGCGCTCGAGGAGGAGCTGGGTGTCGAGATTTTCGTGCGCCACGGCAAGCGCCTCACCGGATTGACGGAGCCGGGCAAACAGGTGGTTGCGCTCTGTGAGCGGATTCTGCGCGACGTCCATAGCCTCTATACCGTTGCGGAAGAGTTCGCGAAAAGCGACGACGGCGTGTTGGCGATCGCCACCACCCATACCCAAGCGCGCTATGTGCTACCGCCGGTGATCGACCGCTTTCGTCGCCTCTACCCGAAAGTGCGCTTTTCGCTCCATCAGGGGAGCCCCCGGTACGCGTGCGAAATGGTCTTGGCGGGCGATGCCGACCTGGTGATCGCCACCGAAGCGATCAGCCAATACCCGGAACTGGTCGAATTGCCGTGCTACCAATGGACCCATTCGCTGGTGGTGCCCAAAGGGCATCCGCTCGCTACCGTCGAGCCGCTCTCGCTCGAAGCGATCGCGCACTATCCGCTCATCACGTACGACGGCGCGTTCACGGGGCGCGACCACATCAACAAAGCGTTCTTGGGGCGGGCGCTGAAACCAACGGTAGCGCTCACGGCGATCGACTCCGACGTGATCAAGACCTACGTGCGTTTGGGGCTGGGGGTTGGGATCATCGCGAAGATGGCGTTCGACCCCGCTGTCGATGGCGATCTGGTGCAGCGGGATCTCGGCCATTTGATCGAATCGAACGTCACCCGCATCGGGATCCTGCGCAACGCCTACCTGCGCGGCTTCGTCTATGCGTTCATCGAAACGCTTGCGCCCCATTTGAAGCGCGACGTGGTGGCGCGCGTGGTACGCGGTGAGGGCAGTTTTTACGAATTGTGA
- a CDS encoding IclR family transcriptional regulator translates to MNAPHEKPSGIQVIDRLVRLLDLLAEHNAPVALRDLAAQVGLPPSTVHRILNAVVPSGLVERLDGGQYQLGLRLLELGAKVKERLTVRDVALPYLQQLHDATGESVNLGVRDGDEIVYIERASGGRSSVRVVHIVGSRAPLHTTATGKWFLAEMSPSERAAYCARTGLAPQTPHSLTTRAALEAELAKLPQEGVAYDLEEQELGVRCIAAPIRDETGTLVAGISLSTPAERFDRDKAPLVKATAAAISRALGHKQ, encoded by the coding sequence ATGAACGCCCCCCACGAGAAGCCCTCCGGAATCCAAGTCATCGACCGCCTGGTGCGCCTCCTCGATCTCCTGGCCGAACACAACGCCCCCGTTGCACTCCGGGATCTGGCCGCGCAGGTGGGGCTCCCGCCGTCCACCGTGCACCGCATCCTCAACGCAGTCGTCCCAAGCGGCCTCGTCGAACGACTCGACGGCGGCCAATATCAACTGGGGCTGCGCCTCTTGGAACTCGGCGCGAAGGTGAAAGAGCGGCTCACCGTGCGGGACGTCGCACTTCCCTATCTCCAACAGCTCCACGACGCCACGGGCGAGAGCGTGAATCTGGGGGTACGCGATGGCGACGAGATCGTCTATATCGAGCGCGCCTCGGGTGGCCGCTCGTCGGTACGCGTGGTCCATATCGTCGGCTCGCGCGCGCCGCTCCATACCACCGCCACCGGCAAGTGGTTCTTGGCCGAGATGTCGCCCTCTGAGCGCGCCGCCTATTGTGCCCGTACGGGTCTGGCGCCGCAAACCCCCCATTCGTTAACCACGCGTGCTGCACTCGAAGCCGAACTCGCCAAGTTGCCTCAGGAGGGGGTTGCGTACGACTTGGAAGAACAGGAGCTCGGCGTGCGCTGCATCGCCGCACCGATCCGCGACGAAACCGGGACACTCGTTGCCGGCATTTCGCTTTCGACCCCTGCGGAACGGTTCGACCGCGACAAAGCACCACTCGTCAAAGCCACCGCGGCAGCGATTTCGCGCGCGCTTGGGCACAAGCAGTAG
- a CDS encoding serine hydrolase, protein MAMMQVIRRVAVGFLLGMWLSFAHAAGPGVRSEAYLAVDAQTLAVLAQHGNPEEPRPIASITKLLTALVVLDAQQPLDERITITHADYDRIKGTRSPLSAGTQLTRSEALKVALMASDNRAAMALARHYPGGQAAFVRAMNVKAKMLGMRHSRFVDPAGLSPENVASMADLVRLVRAAYQHPLIRDYSTQEETVVRTRSGLVRFRSTNALVRNDSMPVALQKTGYTREAGRCLALVTPVKGRPTIFVLLNSWGKYTRIADAKRLRYWLETGKPLPARAQQGGRRTG, encoded by the coding sequence ATGGCGATGATGCAGGTCATACGGCGTGTGGCCGTGGGTTTCCTCTTAGGCATGTGGCTGTCGTTCGCCCATGCCGCAGGCCCAGGGGTGCGGTCGGAAGCCTATCTGGCGGTCGACGCCCAGACGCTCGCGGTGTTGGCGCAGCACGGGAATCCAGAAGAGCCGCGGCCCATTGCGTCGATCACCAAGCTCTTGACGGCGCTCGTGGTGCTCGACGCCCAGCAACCGTTGGACGAGCGGATCACGATCACCCACGCCGATTACGACCGGATCAAGGGAACGCGATCCCCGTTGTCTGCGGGAACGCAGCTCACCCGCAGCGAAGCGCTCAAAGTGGCGCTGATGGCTTCCGACAACCGCGCGGCAATGGCGCTTGCGCGCCACTACCCTGGCGGACAAGCGGCGTTCGTGCGCGCGATGAACGTGAAGGCCAAGATGCTTGGCATGCGCCACAGCCGCTTCGTCGATCCCGCGGGGTTGTCCCCAGAGAACGTCGCGTCGATGGCCGACCTGGTGCGCTTGGTGCGCGCCGCCTACCAACACCCGTTGATCCGCGACTATTCGACGCAAGAGGAAACCGTGGTGCGAACCCGAAGCGGCTTGGTGCGGTTTCGTTCCACCAATGCGTTGGTGCGCAACGACTCCATGCCCGTTGCGCTGCAAAAGACGGGCTATACCCGCGAAGCGGGGCGTTGTCTGGCGCTGGTGACTCCGGTCAAAGGGCGCCCAACCATTTTCGTCCTCTTGAACAGCTGGGGGAAATATACCCGCATTGCCGACGCCAAGCGGTTGCGCTATTGGTTGGAAACGGGCAAACCGTTGCCTGCCCGCGCGCAGCAGGGTGGTCGCCGTACCGGTTGA
- a CDS encoding aminotransferase class I/II-fold pyridoxal phosphate-dependent enzyme, which produces MPSWTLAPRVAEIAPFHVMELLRRAHALERAGHDVIHMEVGEPDFPTPEPIVAAAERFLRSGRVPYTNAAGLPELREAIAHDYTERLGAAVTPEQIVVTAGASAALTLALALTTHPGDEWLLPDPSYPCNRHLIRLFEGHARLLPVHPETAFQPTPQAVAEAWTPRTRGLLLASPSNPTGTMITPAQAAALADVVRAHYGVLILDEIYQGLTFESPRATLYQTVPDAFLVNSFSKYFGMTGWRLGWLLCPDAAIAREAEKLAQHLYIAPSTVAQHAALAAFSPETLAILEARRQAFAERRETLLAGLAALHLTPPAHPQGAFYAYVDIASLGDDADTWAHRFLEEAYVAVTPGRDFGEHNAHRYLRFAYTTDADRIAEACVRIARLLTVD; this is translated from the coding sequence ATGCCCTCCTGGACGCTCGCCCCACGGGTTGCGGAAATCGCCCCTTTTCATGTGATGGAACTGCTGCGCCGCGCGCACGCGCTCGAACGCGCCGGTCACGACGTGATCCACATGGAGGTGGGCGAACCGGACTTCCCCACACCGGAACCGATCGTCGCCGCAGCTGAACGGTTTCTACGATCGGGGCGTGTCCCCTACACCAATGCCGCAGGCCTTCCCGAGCTGCGCGAAGCGATCGCCCATGATTACACCGAACGGTTGGGGGCGGCGGTTACCCCAGAACAGATCGTCGTCACCGCGGGCGCGTCGGCTGCGCTGACGTTGGCCTTGGCGCTCACCACCCATCCGGGGGACGAATGGCTGCTGCCCGACCCCTCTTACCCCTGCAACCGCCATCTGATCCGCCTCTTCGAAGGGCACGCTCGGTTGCTCCCCGTGCATCCCGAAACAGCGTTCCAACCGACGCCGCAGGCCGTTGCCGAGGCTTGGACGCCGCGCACCCGTGGACTGCTTCTCGCCTCTCCCAGCAATCCCACGGGTACGATGATCACCCCCGCGCAGGCTGCCGCGCTTGCCGACGTGGTCCGTGCCCATTACGGCGTGCTGATCCTGGATGAAATCTACCAGGGGTTGACGTTTGAGAGCCCTCGCGCAACGCTCTACCAAACGGTTCCCGACGCCTTCCTCGTCAATAGCTTTTCGAAATATTTTGGCATGACCGGCTGGCGGCTCGGTTGGTTGCTGTGCCCCGACGCCGCGATCGCGCGCGAAGCGGAAAAACTCGCGCAGCACCTCTACATCGCGCCTTCTACCGTGGCGCAACACGCCGCACTCGCTGCGTTCTCGCCGGAGACGCTGGCAATTTTGGAGGCACGGCGCCAGGCGTTTGCTGAGCGCCGCGAAACGCTCCTTGCAGGGTTGGCCGCGCTTCACCTCACCCCGCCCGCGCACCCGCAAGGGGCGTTTTACGCCTACGTCGACATCGCGTCGCTTGGAGACGACGCCGACACCTGGGCCCACCGTTTCCTGGAAGAAGCGTACGTCGCGGTGACCCCGGGGCGCGATTTCGGCGAACACAACGCCCACCGCTACCTGCGCTTTGCTTACACCACCGACGCCGATCGCATCGCCGAAGCGTGCGTTCGGATCGCGCGCCTGCTCACTGTCGACTGA
- a CDS encoding Fe(3+) ABC transporter substrate-binding protein, protein MQRRTFLTALTAALIAAPVSATVAAETLTVYTSRNEQLIQPVFDAFTKATGITVRFTTDKDGALIERLKAEGENTPADVLITVDAGNLWLAKRSGVLQPLTSDVVLQKIPAHLRDADNHWFGVSLRARTVMRHVERVRADEIARYEDLADPKWKGRLCLRTSKNVYNQSLVATMIADLGEAKTEAIVKGWVANLATLPFPNDTAVLEAIAQGICDVGITNTYYLGRLVAKDPQFPVVPVWPNQQDRGVHVNVSGVGVTKHAKHPELAKRFIEWLVTSDAQKIFAEQNHEYPVVEGTPVSPVVARWGTFQASQTPLSKAGELQRAAVQLMDRAGWR, encoded by the coding sequence ATGCAACGCCGAACGTTTCTGACCGCACTCACCGCAGCGCTGATCGCTGCGCCCGTTTCGGCAACCGTTGCGGCCGAGACGCTTACCGTCTATACGTCGCGCAACGAACAGTTGATCCAACCGGTGTTCGATGCGTTCACCAAAGCCACTGGCATCACCGTCCGCTTTACCACGGACAAAGACGGCGCGTTGATCGAACGGCTCAAAGCCGAAGGCGAAAACACACCAGCCGACGTCTTGATCACCGTCGACGCGGGCAACTTGTGGCTTGCGAAGAGATCTGGTGTGCTGCAACCGCTTACCAGCGACGTCGTCTTGCAAAAAATTCCCGCCCATCTGCGCGATGCAGACAACCACTGGTTTGGCGTGAGCCTGCGCGCCCGCACCGTGATGCGCCACGTCGAGCGGGTCCGCGCCGACGAAATCGCGCGCTATGAGGATTTGGCCGATCCGAAATGGAAAGGGCGTTTGTGCCTGCGCACGTCGAAAAACGTCTACAACCAATCGCTCGTTGCGACGATGATCGCCGATCTGGGTGAAGCCAAAACCGAAGCGATCGTCAAAGGGTGGGTCGCGAACCTTGCCACGCTCCCCTTCCCCAACGACACGGCCGTCCTGGAAGCGATCGCGCAAGGAATCTGCGATGTCGGTATCACCAACACCTACTACCTGGGACGGTTGGTCGCCAAAGACCCACAATTCCCCGTGGTGCCGGTGTGGCCGAATCAACAGGACCGCGGCGTGCATGTCAATGTCTCAGGGGTTGGCGTGACGAAACACGCCAAACACCCGGAACTGGCGAAACGGTTCATCGAGTGGTTGGTTACCTCTGACGCGCAAAAGATCTTTGCCGAGCAGAACCACGAATACCCGGTGGTGGAAGGCACACCGGTGAGCCCCGTCGTCGCCCGCTGGGGTACTTTCCAAGCGAGCCAGACGCCGCTCAGCAAAGCGGGTGAATTGCAGCGCGCAGCGGTACAATTGATGGATCGCGCAGGCTGGCGCTAA
- a CDS encoding ABC transporter permease yields the protein MTGTPTGVPRFTFWHVVVAGLVALAAAPLVAIVASFRAIDSDVWHHLTTYLLPTQLLETAQLLLVVLLLAFGLGVGLAWLTTAYRFPGVALFRWALLLPLAMPAYVLGFVYLAWFDVTGSVTLLLRRWDIPLPQVRTLWGAAWVLALALYPYVYLAARVAFVTTSARALEVGQALGLTRRQAFWRVAVPLARPAIVAGCALVAFEVLADFGVVALFGVETLSVGIYKAWYALFSLPTAMQIAALLAFLAILALLFEQWARKRARFTTTGRSQPLAPTRLASLPAWSATLVCTVVLAVALLLPVAQLGVWAWTLGRDALTSRYWHFFANSLLLGGSGAFVTVLLAVLLAYAQRLDGRPLMHTAVRIATVGYALPGAVLAVGVVAVTSAVDHAWVALGRGFGAQWAPLLGGTVVAMLIAYAIRFLVVAFGPVQSALGRVTTRMDEAAHSLGETQYGVLRRIHLPLLRPALFAAAALVFIDILKELPITLMTRPFGWETLATRIFELTNDGRWEEAALPALAVTLAGTVPAWFLAKEVTHPTSAHTRETPC from the coding sequence GTGACGGGCACACCTACGGGTGTGCCCCGTTTCACTTTTTGGCACGTGGTCGTGGCGGGGCTCGTTGCCCTTGCCGCCGCACCGCTCGTTGCGATCGTCGCGTCGTTTCGCGCGATCGATTCTGACGTGTGGCACCATCTCACCACCTATCTCTTACCGACACAACTCCTAGAGACGGCGCAGTTGCTGCTCGTCGTCTTGCTCTTGGCGTTCGGGTTGGGGGTGGGGCTGGCGTGGCTTACCACCGCGTACCGATTTCCCGGCGTAGCGCTCTTTCGTTGGGCGCTTTTGCTGCCACTCGCGATGCCTGCATACGTGCTCGGCTTCGTCTATCTTGCCTGGTTCGACGTCACCGGTAGCGTCACCCTCCTCTTGCGGCGCTGGGATATTCCCCTACCGCAGGTGCGTACGCTCTGGGGCGCAGCTTGGGTCCTTGCGCTCGCGCTCTACCCTTACGTCTATTTGGCGGCGCGCGTTGCCTTCGTGACCACCAGCGCCCGGGCGCTGGAGGTGGGTCAAGCGCTGGGGCTGACCCGGCGACAAGCCTTTTGGCGTGTCGCCGTCCCGCTTGCTCGTCCGGCGATCGTTGCGGGGTGCGCGCTCGTTGCGTTCGAAGTGCTTGCCGATTTCGGGGTCGTCGCGCTTTTCGGCGTCGAAACGTTGAGCGTCGGGATCTACAAGGCGTGGTATGCGCTCTTTTCCTTACCGACTGCGATGCAGATCGCCGCACTGCTTGCGTTTTTGGCAATTCTGGCGCTGCTCTTCGAACAGTGGGCGCGCAAGCGGGCACGTTTCACCACCACGGGCCGCAGTCAGCCACTTGCTCCGACACGGCTCGCATCACTCCCCGCCTGGAGCGCAACGCTCGTCTGCACCGTGGTGTTGGCAGTCGCGCTCCTCTTGCCCGTTGCGCAACTCGGCGTTTGGGCGTGGACACTGGGGCGGGACGCGTTGACGAGCCGTTACTGGCACTTTTTCGCCAATTCGCTCTTGCTGGGCGGTAGTGGCGCATTCGTTACCGTGTTGCTCGCGGTGCTCCTTGCCTACGCGCAGCGGCTCGATGGTCGCCCGCTCATGCACACCGCAGTTCGCATCGCCACCGTGGGCTATGCGCTGCCGGGTGCAGTTCTGGCGGTGGGCGTCGTTGCGGTTACCAGCGCGGTCGATCACGCGTGGGTCGCGCTGGGCAGAGGGTTCGGAGCCCAATGGGCACCGCTTTTGGGCGGGACAGTCGTGGCAATGCTCATCGCCTATGCGATCCGTTTTCTGGTGGTCGCGTTCGGCCCTGTCCAGTCGGCACTGGGACGGGTGACGACGCGAATGGACGAAGCGGCGCACAGTTTGGGCGAAACCCAATACGGCGTTCTGCGCCGCATCCATCTTCCGCTGTTGCGTCCGGCCCTTTTCGCCGCGGCTGCGCTCGTCTTCATCGATATTTTGAAAGAGTTGCCGATCACCCTCATGACCCGCCCCTTCGGTTGGGAGACGCTCGCCACCCGTATTTTCGAATTGACCAACGACGGGCGCTGGGAAGAGGCGGCACTCCCGGCATTGGCGGTGACGTTGGCGGGCACCGTTCCCGCCTGGTTCCTTGCCAAAGAGGTCACCCATCCCACCTCGGCACACACTCGGGAAACACCATGCTGA
- a CDS encoding ABC transporter ATP-binding protein, which produces MLTLEQVTKRFGTHTVLRDFSLTLDAGMIGCLLGPSGSGKTTVLRLIAGFETPDAGTIAIGGAPVADARRALEPHRRRVGMVFQDHALFPHLTVAENIAFGLRAWHPTERTARVTALLRLIDLDDAAHKYPHELSGGQQQRVALARALAPRPRLLLLDEPFSNLDSMLRERLAMEVRRILKHEAVTALLVTHDPFEAFAIADRLGVVANGQLAQWDTPYGLYHQPHNRFVAEFIGEGAFLPGTFEAPNQVRTELGTLPCQDEPALSPGDAVDVLLRPDDLVHDEASPVIARPIHAVFRGSIIRYTLRLASGATVLMDHPSHDPLPLESAIGVRLDTRHVVVFRRTSAGIVGAGHNRNARTFEPSHTL; this is translated from the coding sequence ATGCTGACACTGGAGCAGGTCACGAAGCGATTTGGCACCCATACGGTTCTGCGCGATTTCTCGCTGACGCTCGATGCGGGCATGATCGGCTGCCTGCTGGGGCCGAGCGGAAGCGGCAAGACGACGGTGCTGCGGCTGATCGCCGGTTTCGAGACACCCGACGCCGGAACGATCGCGATCGGCGGCGCGCCCGTTGCCGATGCCCGTCGCGCGCTCGAACCCCATCGCCGCCGGGTGGGCATGGTATTTCAGGACCATGCGCTCTTTCCCCACTTGACGGTGGCCGAAAACATCGCGTTCGGGTTACGGGCGTGGCACCCCACGGAACGCACGGCGCGCGTTACCGCGCTGCTGCGCTTGATCGATCTCGACGACGCTGCGCACAAGTATCCGCATGAACTCTCCGGGGGACAGCAGCAACGCGTTGCGCTAGCCCGGGCGCTTGCGCCACGGCCTCGGCTTCTGCTCTTGGATGAGCCGTTCTCTAACCTCGATTCGATGCTCCGCGAACGCTTGGCGATGGAAGTGCGCCGCATCCTCAAACACGAAGCGGTCACGGCGCTACTTGTCACCCACGACCCATTCGAGGCATTTGCAATCGCCGACCGTTTGGGCGTGGTGGCAAACGGCCAGCTTGCCCAATGGGATACCCCGTATGGGCTCTACCATCAACCGCACAACCGCTTCGTTGCTGAATTCATCGGAGAGGGGGCATTTCTACCAGGAACTTTCGAAGCGCCCAACCAAGTGCGCACCGAATTGGGGACGTTACCCTGTCAGGACGAACCCGCCCTTTCTCCGGGAGATGCGGTCGACGTGCTGCTGCGGCCAGATGATCTCGTACACGACGAAGCCAGTCCGGTGATCGCGCGCCCGATCCATGCGGTCTTTCGCGGTTCGATCATTCGCTACACGTTGCGGCTTGCAAGCGGCGCCACCGTTCTCATGGACCACCCCAGCCACGACCCTTTGCCGCTCGAGAGCGCAATCGGCGTACGGCTCGACACCCGCCACGTCGTGGTGTTTCGCCGGACCTCAGCGGGTATCGTCGGTGCCGGGCACAACCGCAACGCGCGCACCTTCGAGCCCAGCCACACGCTGTAA
- a CDS encoding transglycosylase SLT domain-containing protein, whose product MRWVQWFGQAAALTFFSGLLYVAHHDPRPLLTWSIEPVNAANLPALPPAFVGYQGEDRPLAIPANAEGRSRVAVTQGDDRAEFGAQTSLQIYSLTESTPELRKLRRFVAKRYDTPEQQLVRWFKAIETEARRYGFDPLLIVAMIAVESGFDPKAKSDQGALGLMQVIPKWHLDKIDARVDGEPQADHLFNPEVNIAVGIEVLAEGLQRFGSLELALQYYNGSLKDPQKRYSKKVLARYRQLQRVAGLEGARVAVVPGTDDTR is encoded by the coding sequence ATGAGATGGGTACAGTGGTTTGGTCAGGCGGCCGCCCTGACTTTTTTTTCCGGGCTGCTTTATGTTGCCCATCACGATCCTCGTCCGCTCTTGACCTGGTCGATCGAACCGGTGAACGCCGCCAATTTGCCTGCGCTTCCGCCGGCGTTCGTCGGATACCAAGGCGAGGATCGTCCGCTGGCGATTCCCGCGAACGCAGAGGGTCGTTCCAGGGTCGCCGTAACGCAAGGCGACGATCGCGCCGAATTCGGTGCCCAAACCTCGTTGCAGATCTATTCGCTCACGGAAAGTACGCCGGAACTCAGAAAACTGCGCCGTTTCGTCGCGAAGCGCTACGATACGCCGGAGCAGCAATTGGTGCGCTGGTTCAAGGCGATCGAGACCGAAGCGCGCCGTTATGGCTTCGATCCGCTGCTGATCGTCGCGATGATCGCGGTCGAATCGGGGTTCGACCCGAAAGCGAAGAGCGATCAAGGGGCATTGGGCCTGATGCAGGTGATCCCCAAGTGGCACCTGGACAAGATCGATGCGCGTGTCGATGGCGAGCCGCAAGCGGACCACCTCTTTAATCCCGAAGTCAATATCGCGGTGGGGATCGAAGTGTTGGCCGAAGGGTTGCAGCGTTTCGGTTCGTTGGAATTGGCGCTGCAGTACTACAACGGCAGTTTGAAAGATCCACAAAAGCGCTACAGCAAAAAGGTGCTGGCGCGCTATCGGCAATTACAGCGTGTGGCTGGGCTCGAAGGTGCGCGCGTTGCGGTTGTGCCCGGCACCGACGATACCCGCTGA
- the ampD gene encoding 1,6-anhydro-N-acetylmuramyl-L-alanine amidase AmpD has product MRLPVDRVLDSPHADARPSDAVVTLAVIHAISLPPGHFAGDAIERFFLGRLDPDAHPFFRTIVGLRVSAHYLIRRDGTTIAFVPPERRAWHAGVSRWRGRDRCNDFSIGIELEGDDSTPFARAQYDRLATLLTALRHRFPHMVDLAGHCDIAPGRKTDPGPLFSWAALAERLYPTGLSWHFPHT; this is encoded by the coding sequence GTGCGCTTGCCGGTCGATCGCGTCCTCGATTCCCCCCATGCCGACGCACGCCCGTCCGACGCCGTGGTGACGCTCGCGGTGATCCATGCGATCAGCCTGCCGCCGGGCCACTTTGCCGGAGACGCGATCGAGCGCTTTTTCCTCGGCAGACTCGACCCAGACGCGCACCCGTTTTTTCGCACGATTGTCGGGCTTCGCGTCTCGGCGCATTACCTGATTCGACGCGATGGTACGACCATCGCGTTCGTCCCGCCCGAACGACGGGCGTGGCACGCGGGAGTTTCCCGCTGGCGCGGGCGCGATCGGTGTAACGACTTTTCGATCGGGATCGAGCTCGAAGGCGACGACAGCACGCCGTTTGCGCGGGCGCAGTACGATCGCCTCGCCACATTGCTGACGGCGCTGCGTCACCGTTTCCCGCACATGGTCGACCTCGCGGGCCATTGCGATATCGCGCCCGGTCGTAAAACCGATCCCGGGCCGCTTTTCTCATGGGCGGCACTCGCTGAGCGCTTGTACCCTACCGGCCTATCCTGGCACTTTCCCCACACGTGA
- a CDS encoding cobyrinate a,c-diamide synthase has translation MIASLLAAPASGQGKTVVTAALARAHRKLGRRVRLFKCGPDFLDPMVLAAASDAPVENVDLAMCGLDDARWRLARAARDADVVLVEGVMGLFDGDPSAAELAKRLGLPVLLLIDAGKMAQTFAAIAHGLASFDPELHVWGVVANRVAGARHAAMLSERLPSGLAFVGALPKRSEAQLPERHLGLFQAAEIADLDARLDALADAILPWVADAPWPEVDLPDAPAPNLPPLLAGKRIAVAEDAAFSFLYPANRECLEALGATLIPFSPVANEAVPSAADAVWLPGGYPERFAAELAAAERFRMSLRAAHAAGVPILAECGGMVAVATTLETLDGQRYPMAGLLPGHVVMQSRLAALGGQRLVLPEGTLTGHTFHYSRWETPPQTPWRFAEYHPPRDKGAHGEAIYRVESLTASYVHWYFPSAPAVIAAWLGGKPE, from the coding sequence TTGATCGCTTCGTTGCTTGCTGCCCCAGCGTCGGGGCAGGGGAAGACGGTGGTAACCGCGGCGCTTGCGCGCGCGCACCGCAAGCTGGGGCGACGTGTGCGGCTCTTCAAGTGCGGTCCCGATTTTCTCGATCCGATGGTGCTCGCTGCGGCCTCAGACGCGCCGGTGGAGAACGTCGACCTTGCGATGTGTGGGCTCGACGATGCGCGCTGGCGGTTGGCGCGTGCGGCTCGGGATGCCGACGTGGTGCTCGTCGAAGGGGTGATGGGCCTGTTCGACGGCGATCCGTCGGCGGCCGAACTGGCAAAACGCCTCGGATTGCCGGTGTTGCTGCTCATCGACGCAGGCAAGATGGCGCAGACCTTTGCGGCGATCGCGCACGGGTTGGCGTCGTTCGACCCCGAATTGCACGTTTGGGGGGTCGTGGCGAATCGTGTCGCGGGGGCGCGTCACGCGGCAATGCTCAGCGAACGGTTGCCGTCTGGGCTGGCATTCGTCGGCGCGTTGCCTAAGCGATCCGAGGCGCAGTTGCCCGAACGCCATCTGGGGCTTTTCCAGGCTGCTGAGATCGCCGACCTCGACGCGCGGCTCGACGCATTGGCCGACGCGATTCTGCCGTGGGTTGCCGACGCTCCCTGGCCTGAGGTTGATTTGCCGGATGCGCCTGCACCGAACCTGCCGCCGCTGCTTGCGGGCAAGCGCATCGCGGTGGCAGAGGACGCGGCGTTTTCGTTCCTCTACCCAGCGAACCGCGAATGTCTTGAAGCACTGGGGGCAACGCTCATCCCGTTTTCCCCCGTTGCCAATGAGGCTGTGCCATCGGCTGCCGACGCCGTCTGGCTCCCCGGGGGGTACCCCGAGCGTTTCGCAGCGGAGCTGGCGGCAGCAGAGCGGTTTCGCATGAGCCTTCGCGCCGCCCATGCTGCTGGGGTTCCGATCCTTGCCGAATGTGGCGGGATGGTGGCGGTGGCGACCACGCTCGAAACGCTCGATGGGCAGCGATATCCGATGGCTGGATTGCTCCCGGGGCATGTCGTGATGCAGTCGCGCCTTGCGGCATTGGGCGGGCAGCGGCTGGTGCTGCCGGAAGGGACCCTCACAGGCCACACCTTTCACTATTCCCGTTGGGAAACGCCACCGCAGACGCCGTGGCGCTTCGCGGAATATCACCCCCCACGGGACAAGGGAGCGCACGGCGAAGCGATCTACCGGGTGGAGTCATTGACGGCAAGCTACGTCCACTGGTATTTCCCTTCGGCACCTGCCGTGATCGCCGCCTGGTTGGGTGGCAAGCCGGAGTGA